The Streptomyces sp. NBC_01197 genome window below encodes:
- a CDS encoding CDP-alcohol phosphatidyltransferase family protein — MQKPSVAELRPVVHPPGVKDRRSGEHWGGRLYMREVSLRVDRHLVNTRITPNQLTYVMTVAAALAAPALLVPGVWGAVLGVVMVQLYLLIDCVDGEVARWKKQYSMVGVYVDRVAAYVCDAAVLVGFGLRAADLWGSGRIDWLWAFLGTLAALGAVMIKSETDLVGVARHQQGLPPVKETASEPRSSGMALARRAAGALKFHRLVLGIEASLLILVLAIVDQIRGDLFFSRLGVAVLAGIALLQSLLHLVSILASSRLK; from the coding sequence ATGCAAAAGCCATCGGTAGCTGAACTCCGACCGGTCGTTCATCCTCCGGGCGTCAAGGACCGGCGGAGCGGCGAGCACTGGGGCGGCCGGCTCTACATGCGCGAGGTATCGCTGCGCGTGGACCGGCACCTGGTGAACACGCGGATCACGCCCAACCAGCTGACCTACGTGATGACCGTCGCCGCGGCCCTCGCCGCTCCGGCGCTCCTGGTGCCGGGTGTCTGGGGCGCCGTGCTCGGCGTGGTGATGGTCCAGCTCTACCTGCTCATCGACTGCGTCGACGGCGAGGTCGCCCGCTGGAAGAAGCAGTACTCGATGGTCGGGGTCTATGTGGACCGGGTCGCCGCCTATGTGTGCGACGCCGCGGTCCTGGTCGGCTTCGGTCTGCGCGCGGCGGACCTCTGGGGCTCCGGGCGGATCGACTGGCTCTGGGCCTTCCTCGGCACCCTCGCCGCCCTCGGCGCCGTCATGATCAAGTCCGAGACCGACCTCGTCGGCGTCGCCCGTCACCAGCAGGGGCTGCCGCCGGTCAAGGAGACGGCTTCCGAGCCGCGCTCCTCCGGCATGGCGCTGGCCCGCAGGGCGGCCGGGGCGCTCAAGTTCCACCGGCTCGTCCTCGGGATCGAGGCGTCGCTGCTGATCCTGGTGCTTGCGATCGTCGACCAGATCAGGGGTGACCTGTTCTTCTCCCGGCTCGGCGTGGCCGTGCTGGCCGGAATCGCGCTCCTGCAGAGCCTGCTCCACCTCGTGTCCATCCTCGCTTCGAGCAGGCTCAAGTGA